From the genome of Carnobacterium viridans:
CCAGGTTGAAGGTGCGGTAATACGCACTGGAGGACCGAACCCACGTATGTTGAAAAATGCGGGGATGAGGTGTGGGTAGCGGAGAAATTCCAATCGAACTTGGAGATAGCTGGTTCTCTCCGAAATAGCTTTAGGGCTAGCCTCGGAATTAGAATCATGGAGGTAGAGCAACTGTTTGGACTAGGGGCCCTTCTCGGGTTACCGAATTCAGATAAACTCCGAATGCCATTGATTTATATCCGGGAGTCAGACTGCGAGTGATAAGATCCGTAGTCGAAAGGGAAACAGCCCAGACCACCAGCTAAGGTCCCAAAGTTTATGTTAAGTGGAAAAGGATGTGGAGTTGCTTAGACAACTAGGATGTTGGCTCAGAAGCAGCCATCATTTAAAGAGTGCGTAATAGCTCACTAGTCGAGTGACCCTGCGCCGAAAATTTACCGGGGCTAAACATAACACCGAAGCTGTGGATAGAACCATTGGTTCTATGGTAGGAGAGCGTTCTAAGGGCGTTGAAGCTAGATCGTGAGGACTAGTGGAGCGCTTAGAAGTGAGAATGCCGGTATGAGTAGCGAAAGACGGGTGAGAATCCCGTCCACCGAATGACTAAGGTTTCCTGGGGAAGGCTCGTCCTCCCAGGGTTAGTCGGGACCTAAGTCGAGGCCGAATGGCGTAGACGATGGACAACAGGTTGAGATTCCTGTACCAGTTGGTTTTGTTTGAACAATGGAGGGACACAGTAGGCTAAGGAATACGCGCTGTTGGATATGCGCGTCCAAGCAACAAGTTTTGAAGTGAGTCAAATGCTTGCTTCTATAAGAACAAGTTGTGATGGGGAGGGAAATTAAGTACCGAAGTTCCCGATGTCACACTGTCAAGAAAAGCTTCTAGTTAGAAACCAACTGCCCGTACCGCAAACCGACACAGGTAGTCGAGGAGAGAATCCTAAGGTGTGCGAGAGAACTCTCGTTAAGGAACTCGGCAAAATGACCCCGTAACTTCGGGAGAAGGGGTGCTGACCAATTGGTCAGCCGCAGTGAATAGGCCCAGGCGACTGTTTATCAAAAACACAGGTCTCTGCAAAATCGTAAGATGACGTATAGGGGCTGACGCCTGCCCGGTGCTGGAAGGTTAAGAGGATGGGTTAGCTCTCGGGCGAAGCTCAGAATTGAAGCCCCAGTAAACGGCGGCCGTAACTATAACGGTCCTAAGGTAGCGAAATTCCTTGTCGGGTAAGTTCCGACCCGCACGAAAGGCGTAACGATCTGGGCACTGTCTCAACGAGAGACTCGGTGAAATTATAGTACCTGTGAAGATGCAGGTTACCCGCGACAGGACGGAAAGACCCCATGGAGCTTTACTGCAGTTTGATATTGAGTGTTTGTACAGCTTGTACAGGATAGGTAGGAGCCATTGAAGCCAGGACGCCAGTCTTGGTGGAGGCGTTGGTGGGATACTACCCTTGCTGTATGACCACTCTAACCCACAGCCCTTATCGGGCTGGGAGACAGTGTCTGACGGGCAGTTTGACTGGGGCGGTCGCCTCCTAAAGTGTAACGGAGGCGCCCAAAGGTTCCCTCAGAATGGTTGGAAATCATTCGCAGAGTGTAAAGGCATAAGGGAGCTTGACTGCGAGACCTACAAGTCGAGCAGGGACGAAAGTCGGGCTTAGTGATCCGGTGGTTCCGCATGGAAGGGCCATCGCTCAACGGATAAAAGCTACCCTGGGGATAACAGGCTTATCTCCCCCAAGAGTCCACATCGACGGGGAGGTTTGGCACCTCGATGTCGGCTCATCGCATCCTGGGGCTGTAGTCGGTCCCAAGGGTTGGGCTGTTCGCCCATTAAAGCGGTACGCGAGCTGGGTTCAGAACGTCGTGAGACAGTTCGGTCCCTATCCGTCGCGGGCGTAGGAAATTTGAGAGGAGCTGTCCTTAGTACGAGAGGACCGGGATGGACACACCTCTGGTGTACCAGTTGTTCTGCCAAGGGCATTGCTGGGTAGCTATGTGTGGACGGGATAAACGCTGAAAGCATCTAAGCGTGAAGCCCCCCTCAAGATGAGATTTCCCATCACGTAAGTGAGTAAGACCCCTGAGAGATGATCAGGTAGATAGGTTGGAAGTGGAAGTATAGTGATATACGGAGCGGACCAATACTAATCGGTCGAGGACTTAACCAAAGCAATACCCGGTGTACGAAGGTAAGCAAACGAAACACACTTTAGACTTTATCCAGTTTTGAGAGTCCAACGGACTTTCGATTGACATTGTGTGGTGATGAGGGCAAGAAGGTCACACCTGTCCCCATGCCGAACACAGAAGTTAAGCTTCTTAGCGCCGATGGTAGTGAAGGGATTCCCTTTGTGAGAGTAGGACGTTGCCACGCAAATCAAAAAGACATCATCCTCGGATGGTGTCTTTTTTTGTTCTTTTTAAACTAGTCATTTTGTTTAGAATAAAAAGAGTAATAAATCAACTAATAAAACGCTTGCAAAACTAATTCGAACGTGTTATATTGTTTGTAACAAAGGATTGTTACTGCATCGGCAGGCAAAACCTAAATTGATTCGAATTGTTCTATCTTATTGGAGACAGAGCATTTGGAATGAGTTTAGGTTTTTTATTTTCTATATGATGAAAGTTGGTGAGCAAAGCGATAAAATGAAAATAGAAAAAGTATTGAATAATAATGTTGTGATCACCTTGACTGATACTAATGAAGAAATGGTAGTAATGGGAAGAGGGATTGCCTTTCAACGTAAAGTTGGCGATACAATTGAAGTCGAAAAAATAGAAAAAACGTTTGTACCAGAAGGAAATGAAGGTATTGAAACTTTTTCTACTTTGTTTAAAGAAATCAATCCAGAAATTATAGAAATAGCCACTGATACAATCAAATACGCGCAGTCTATTTTAAAAACTAAATTAAGCAATAATATCTATTTAACTTTAACGGATCATTTGAACTATGCGATAAGCCGAACGAGTGAAGGAATCGAAATTAAAAATCCTTTAACTTGGGAAATAAAAAAGTTTTATAAAAAGGAATATGAGATTGGATTAAAAGCTTTAGAAAATATTAAAACTAAATTCGGTGTGATAATGAATGAAGACGAAGCTGCATCCATTGCTTTGCATATTGTGAATGCTAAACAAGAAGGACAAGAACTAGGAATTACCGTTAAAATGACTGAAGTTGTGCAAGATATTTTAACAATTGTACGGTTACAATTTGGAATCACTTTTGATGAAGATTCCTTTAACTATTCTCGTTTTGTTACTCACTTACAATATTTGCTCGTAGAATGCTGGAACATGATAACAAAAGATCTAATGATGATTTTTTATTCGAGCAAGTTAAAATAAAGTATCCAAAAGCTTTTGAGTGTACAAATAAGATCAATAGTTACCTTACGAATAAACACCATACGCTACTCTCAAAAGATGAACAGGTTTACTTAGCGATTCATATCCAACGAGTAACGAGTGAAAAAATAATTAAATAAACTAATCAATGATGGATTGTTACTGCGCAAGCAGGCAAAACCTAAATTGATAGCTAATATGTATCGAGTAATGATGCATTATGCTATTGATTTAGGTTTTTCTTTTTAAAAAAATTAAATGGGAGAAGGAATTAGGATGAAATACGAAGCATTAGCTAAATCAATAATTGAAAACGTGGGCGGAACAGAAAATATCAATAGTTTAACTCATTGTGTAACAAGATTAAGGTTTAAATTAAAAGATGAAAGTAAAGCAAATACAGATGTACTAAAGAAAATGGACGGAATTGTAACCGTAATCAAAAGTGGCGGACAGTATCAAGTCGTTATTGGAAATCATGTACCGGATGTCTATCAAGAAGTCGTAACTGTCGGAAATTTAAATAGTAATGATTCTTCTGAACAAGAATCAGATGAGAAAGTAGGTCTGTTCAATAAGTTCGTTGATATGATTTCAGGAATTTTTGCACCAACTTTAGGAACATTAGCTGCTACTGGTATGATCAAAGGATTCAATGCTTTGTTTGTAGCACTAGGCTGGCTAACAGTTGAATCAGGAACGTATTAAATATTAAATGCTATAGGTGATTCATTGTTTTATTTCTTCCCTATTTTCCTAGCATTTACAGCCAGTAAAAAATTCAAAGTGAATCAGTTCACGGCTATGGCTATTGGTGCTTCACTCGTTTACCCGACTTTAGCTGGAATCAGAGCAGGAGATCCTCTTTATACACTGTTTTCCGGATCCATTATTGAGTCCCCAGTGCATACCACTTTCCTAGGACTTCCACTTATTCTAATGGACTATTCGTCAACCGTTATTCCGATTATTGTTGCTATTTTTCTAGCATCTAAAGTTGAAAAAGGATTGAAAAAAATCATTCCAGACGTGGTCAAAACCTTCTTAATTCCTTTTTTTACTCTTTTGATTATTGTCCCAGTAACTTTCATGATCGTTGGACCAATCGCAACATGGGCAGGTAGCTTAGTAGGAGCCGGGACTTTAGCCGTTTATAACTTAAGCCCAATCTTAGCAGGTGCAATTGTAGGTGGTTTCTGGCAAATATTTGTTATGTTCGGATTGCATTGGGGTCTTGTGCCAGTAGCTCTGAACAACTTAGCTGTTTACGGATATGATCCTATTTTAGCAATGTCATTTGCAGCCTCATTTGCACAAACTGGAGCAATTATTGCAATTATGGTAAAAACAAAAGAGAAAAAGGTTAAGTCTTTAGGTATTCCTTCTGTAATTTCCGGTATGTTCGGTGTAACAGAACCAGCAATTTATGGTATCTCTTTACCTCTTAAAAAACCTTTCATCATGAGCTGTATCGCTGCCGGTGTGGGTGGAGCAACTCTAGGATTAGTCGGAGCCAATGGATACGTTGTAGGAGGACTAGGAATATTTGGAATCACCAATTTCCTGAATCCTGCTGAGAGTGGTTTAGGTGATGTGCCTATAGTAATAGCCATTATCATTGGAGCTATGATTCTTGGTTTTGTATTAACTTATATTGCTGGTTTCGGAAAATTGTATGAAGATGATGCAGTTGTGGCAGAAACAACTAATGATGGAACCATTGATTCAGGAAATGAAGTTTATATTGGAAAAGATACTATCGAAAGCCCATTAAAAGGATCTATTATTCCGCTTTCTGATGTTCGAGATGAAGCTTTTTCATCTGGAGCTATGGGAAAAGGTTTGGCAATTGAACCAACTGAAGGGAAATTAGTTTCACCAGTTAATGGAGTTGTCACAATGCTTTTTCCAACGTTTCATGCAGTGGGTATAACGTCAGATGAAGGAACAGAAATCTTGATCCATATTGGTATGGATACTGTTCAAATGAATGCTGAAGGATTTGTTCCACACATTAAGCAAGGAGACAAAGTAACAAAAGGTCAGCTTTTAATTGAATTTGATATTGCCAAGATCCAAGCAGCCGGTTACAGCGTGGTTACGCCTGTAGTTATCACAAATTCACAAAATTATTTAGATGTCATCACGACAGAGAAAGCAACTGTTTCTTCTAACGAACAATTAATGACTGTAGTCATTTAAAAAATAAGAAAATGAGGTAATCAGATGAAAAATAGTAAT
Proteins encoded in this window:
- a CDS encoding PRD domain-containing protein, with product MLEHDNKRSNDDFLFEQVKIKYPKAFECTNKINSYLTNKHHTLLSKDEQVYLAIHIQRVTSEKIIK
- a CDS encoding PRD domain-containing protein, producing MMKVGEQSDKMKIEKVLNNNVVITLTDTNEEMVVMGRGIAFQRKVGDTIEVEKIEKTFVPEGNEGIETFSTLFKEINPEIIEIATDTIKYAQSILKTKLSNNIYLTLTDHLNYAISRTSEGIEIKNPLTWEIKKFYKKEYEIGLKALENIKTKFGVIMNEDEAASIALHIVNAKQEGQELGITVKMTEVVQDILTIVRLQFGITFDEDSFNYSRFVTHLQYLLVECWNMITKDLMMIFYSSKLK